The proteins below come from a single Oncorhynchus keta strain PuntledgeMale-10-30-2019 chromosome 32, Oket_V2, whole genome shotgun sequence genomic window:
- the LOC118364837 gene encoding BUB3-interacting and GLEBS motif-containing protein ZNF207-like isoform X2 yields MGRKKKKQMKPWCWYCNRDFDDEKILIQHQKAKHFKCHICHKKLYTGPGLAIHCMQVHKETIDGVPNAIPGRVDIELEIYGMEGIPEKDMQERRRTLEQKQESQKKKQNQDDSDEDDDDDDAPGPSFVQQQMPVAQPQASYVPPMAQPSIPPGARAPGMPPGAYSGMPPMMPGHGVPPMMHGMPPGMHGMPPGMMHGMGGMMPPMMQGMPGMPPGMPPHMGHRPGIPHMAQAPTPAGMPRPAAAAPAAVSKPLFPSAVQAQQSASGAVPHNAPSTSSDPPKATFPAYTQSSASSSNPPSNTVAKPPATVTSKPATLTTMSATSKLIHPDEDISLEERRAQLPRYQRNVPRQGQVHMSAPPVAAVGGMMPPQQGMPPQQPGMRHPMHGQYGGPPQGMPGYMQGGMPPYGQGPPMGYQGGPPMGMRPPVMSPAGRY; encoded by the exons ATGGGGcgaaagaagaagaagcagatgaAGCCATGGTGCTG GTATTGTAATCGAGATTTCGATGATGAAAAGATCCTCATCCAACATCAAAAGGCCAAACATTTTAAGTGCCATATATGTCACAAGAAGTTGTACACTGGTCCGGGGCTGGCAATCCACTGTATGCAG gttCACAAAGAGACCATCGACGGGGTCCCCAACGCTATACCTGGAAGGGTAGACATAGAGTTGGAAATCTATGGCATGGAAGGAATTCCAGAGAAGGATATgcaggagaggagacggacattGGAACAAAAGCAGG AGAgccagaagaagaagcagaatcAGGACGACTCTGACGAGGATGACGACGATGATGATGCTCCAGGCCCTTCGTTCGTTCAGCAGCAGATGCCTGTTGCCCAGCCCCAGGCTAGCTACGTCCCTCCCATGGCCCAGCCCAGCATCCCCCCCGGGGCCAGGGCTCCAGGCATGCCACCAGGAGCTTACTCAG GAATGCCCCCTATGATGCCAGGTCACGGTGTCCCGCCCATGATGCATGGGATGCCCCCTGGTATGCACGGAATGCCACCAGG CATGATGCACGGGATGGGAGGGATGATGCCTCCAATGATGCAAGGGATGCCCGGTATGCCGCCAG GAATGCCACCTCACATGGGTCACCGTCCTGGTATTCCCCACATGGCCCAGGCCCCCACCCCGGCAGGGATGCCCAGGCCCGCCGCAGCAGCCCCTGCTGCCGTCAGCAAGCCCCTGTTCCCCAGCGCAGTACAG GCCCAGCAGAGTGCCTCTGGAGCTGTGCCCCACAACGCGCCCTCCACCTCCTCTGACCCTCCCAAAGCAACATTCCCCGCCTACACCCagtcctctgcctcctcctccaaccccccTAGTAACACTGTGGCCAAGCCCCCCGCCACAGTGACCAGTAAGCCAGCCACCCTCACCACCATGAGTGCAACCAGTAAGTTGATCCACCCTGATGAGGATATCTCACTG GAGGAGCGACGGGCTCAGTTGCCCCGGTACCAGCGTAACGTGCCCAGGCAGGGGCAGGTCCACATGTCTGCCCCTCCTGTGGCGGCCGTGGGCGGCATGATGCCCCCACAGCAGGGCATGCCCCCCCAGCAGCCTGGCATGAGGCACCCCATGCACG gtcaGTATGGTGGTCCCCCCCAGGGCATGCCTGGCTACATGCAGGGCGGGATGCCTCCGTATGGGCAGGGCCCTCCGATGGGATACCAAGGAGGGCCTCCCATGGGCATGAGGCCCCCCGTCATGTCTCCTGCGGGACGATACTGA
- the LOC118364837 gene encoding BUB3-interacting and GLEBS motif-containing protein ZNF207-like isoform X1 codes for MGRKKKKQMKPWCWYCNRDFDDEKILIQHQKAKHFKCHICHKKLYTGPGLAIHCMQVHKETIDGVPNAIPGRVDIELEIYGMEGIPEKDMQERRRTLEQKQESQKKKQNQDDSDEDDDDDDAPGPSFVQQQMPVAQPQASYVPPMAQPSIPPGARAPGMPPGAYSGMPPMMPGHGVPPMMHGMPPGMHGMPPGMMHGMGGMMPPMMQGMPGMPPGMPPHMGHRPGIPHMAQAPTPAGMPRPAAAAPAAVSKPLFPSAVQMGSHVPNTITASPSSTADSQSAASKPLFSNTPQAQQSASGAVPHNAPSTSSDPPKATFPAYTQSSASSSNPPSNTVAKPPATVTSKPATLTTMSATSKLIHPDEDISLEERRAQLPRYQRNVPRQGQVHMSAPPVAAVGGMMPPQQGMPPQQPGMRHPMHGQYGGPPQGMPGYMQGGMPPYGQGPPMGYQGGPPMGMRPPVMSPAGRY; via the exons ATGGGGcgaaagaagaagaagcagatgaAGCCATGGTGCTG GTATTGTAATCGAGATTTCGATGATGAAAAGATCCTCATCCAACATCAAAAGGCCAAACATTTTAAGTGCCATATATGTCACAAGAAGTTGTACACTGGTCCGGGGCTGGCAATCCACTGTATGCAG gttCACAAAGAGACCATCGACGGGGTCCCCAACGCTATACCTGGAAGGGTAGACATAGAGTTGGAAATCTATGGCATGGAAGGAATTCCAGAGAAGGATATgcaggagaggagacggacattGGAACAAAAGCAGG AGAgccagaagaagaagcagaatcAGGACGACTCTGACGAGGATGACGACGATGATGATGCTCCAGGCCCTTCGTTCGTTCAGCAGCAGATGCCTGTTGCCCAGCCCCAGGCTAGCTACGTCCCTCCCATGGCCCAGCCCAGCATCCCCCCCGGGGCCAGGGCTCCAGGCATGCCACCAGGAGCTTACTCAG GAATGCCCCCTATGATGCCAGGTCACGGTGTCCCGCCCATGATGCATGGGATGCCCCCTGGTATGCACGGAATGCCACCAGG CATGATGCACGGGATGGGAGGGATGATGCCTCCAATGATGCAAGGGATGCCCGGTATGCCGCCAG GAATGCCACCTCACATGGGTCACCGTCCTGGTATTCCCCACATGGCCCAGGCCCCCACCCCGGCAGGGATGCCCAGGCCCGCCGCAGCAGCCCCTGCTGCCGTCAGCAAGCCCCTGTTCCCCAGCGCAGTACAG ATGGGCTCTCATGTTCCAAACACCATCACAGCCTCTCCCAGTAGCACTGCAGACTCTCAGTCTGCTGCCTCTAAGCCTCTGTTCTCTAACACTCCACAA GCCCAGCAGAGTGCCTCTGGAGCTGTGCCCCACAACGCGCCCTCCACCTCCTCTGACCCTCCCAAAGCAACATTCCCCGCCTACACCCagtcctctgcctcctcctccaaccccccTAGTAACACTGTGGCCAAGCCCCCCGCCACAGTGACCAGTAAGCCAGCCACCCTCACCACCATGAGTGCAACCAGTAAGTTGATCCACCCTGATGAGGATATCTCACTG GAGGAGCGACGGGCTCAGTTGCCCCGGTACCAGCGTAACGTGCCCAGGCAGGGGCAGGTCCACATGTCTGCCCCTCCTGTGGCGGCCGTGGGCGGCATGATGCCCCCACAGCAGGGCATGCCCCCCCAGCAGCCTGGCATGAGGCACCCCATGCACG gtcaGTATGGTGGTCCCCCCCAGGGCATGCCTGGCTACATGCAGGGCGGGATGCCTCCGTATGGGCAGGGCCCTCCGATGGGATACCAAGGAGGGCCTCCCATGGGCATGAGGCCCCCCGTCATGTCTCCTGCGGGACGATACTGA